In a single window of the Anabas testudineus chromosome 19, fAnaTes1.2, whole genome shotgun sequence genome:
- the rnls gene encoding renalase, with the protein MSRVLIVGAGLTGSVCACLLRRELQNKVHIVVWDKARGAGGRMSTTRPPDSSSHAADLGAQYITATAAYAQSHHSFYSELLSSGVLQPLRGLIEGLKQNNDCTNYVTPLGMSSVVKHFLSQSGADLFYERHVTGLFRRGASWEVQRKAGESETFDAVVLTMPVPQILQLQGDLGPLLSVQQKQQLDAVAYSSRFAVALFFSPDVVFSFPWAARYVTDSSCIRYITVDSRKRNADDPGRGPSLVVHTSVPFGLEHLERDKEEVQPIILQELHKLLPSLPQPISVRCQKWRYSQVLTSVPDCPGSMTVLEQPLLVCGGDAFSHSNFDGCVESALSMLSVLKASLTP; encoded by the exons atgtcCCGGGTTTTGATCGTCGGAGCCGGACTGACGGGCAGCGTGTGCGCATGTCTGCTGAGGAGGGAACTGCAGAACAAAGTTCACATCGTGGTGTGGGACAAAGCGAGAGGAGCCG GAGGCAGGATGTCCACCACTCGTCCTCCAGACTCTTCGTCTCACGCTGCCGATCTCGGAGCTCAGTACATCACAGCCACAGCGGCCTACGCTCAGTCACACCACAG tttctACTCGGAGCTGTTGTCTTCCGGCGTGCTGCAGCCTCTTCGAGGTCTGATCGAAGGGCTGAAGCAGAACAATGACTGCACCAACTATGTGACGCCACTGGGCATGAGCAGTGTGGTCAAACACTTCCTGTCTCAGTCAG gAGCCGATTTGTTCTACGAGCGTCATGTGACCGGGCTGTTCCGCCGAGGTGCATCATGGGAAGTTCAAAGGAAGGCGGGAGAGAGCGAGACCTTTGACGCTGTGGTCCTAACGATGCCGGTGCCTCAGATCCTGCAGCTGCAGGGAGACCTGGGACCCt TGCTGTCTGtccagcagaagcagcagttgGACGCCGTCGCGTACTCGTCTCGCTTCGCCGTCGCACTCTTCTTCTCTCCGGACGTGGTCTTCAGTTTCCCCTGGGCGGCTCGATACGTGACCGACAGCTCCTGCATCCGCTACATCACAGTCGACTCCCGCAAACGCAACGCag ACGATCCTGGTCGGGGTCCATCCCTCGTCGTTCACACCAGCGTCCCCTTCGGCCTGGAGCATCTGGAGCGAGACAAGGAAGAAGTCCAGCCAATAATCTTACAGGAGCTCCACAAGTTGCTCCCTAGTCTGCCTCAGCCAATCAGCGTTAGGTGTCAGAAATGGAGGTATTCCCAG GTCCTGACCTCGGTGCCGGATTGTCCGGGTAGCATGACTGTCCTCGAACAGCCGCTGCTCGTCTGCGGCGGCGACGCGTTCAGCCACTCCAACTTCGACGGCTGTGTGGAGTCTgcactgagcatgctcagtgtgCTGAAAGCCTCGCTGACACCATGA
- the lipf gene encoding gastric triacylglycerol lipase: protein MIEASAADRQNMLCVVVCVLLLSGLVHTGPTRTSSAVSDEPQRTVDPEVHMNITEIIRRWGYPAEEHEVETEDGYVLTVNRIPQGLRPSAGPRPVVFLQHGLLAAGSNWITNPPNSSLGYVLADAGYDVWMGNSRGNTWSRKHRTLRPDQEEFWQFSYDELALKDLPAVVDYILKVSGQEQIYYVGHSQGTTIAFIAFSTLPELASKIKLFFGLAPVATVAFATSPMAKLSVLPDFLIWDLFGKRDFLPQSDMIKWFAEHVCSKHPLSELCGNIFFILCGFDEKNLNMTRTPVYTTHCPAGTSVQNMVHWAQAVHSGKLMAFDFGPAGNMKHYNQSTPPQYRIQDMKVPTALFSGGQDTLADPKDVAVLLTQVPNLVLHQHISHWEHLDFIWGLDAPEQMFPSILKLLEKHR from the exons ATGATCGAAGCCTCGGCGGCGGACAG acagaacatgctgtgtgttgtggtgtgtgtattGCTGCTCTCTGGTCTCGTCCACACTGGACCGACCCGCACCAGCTCCGCTGTCTCTGATGAACCACAGCGGACCGTGGACCCTGAAGTGCACATGAACATT aCGGAGATCATCAGGCGATGGGGTTACCCCGCAGAGGAGCATGAGGTGGAGACGGAGGACGGATACGTCCTGACTGTGAACAGGATCCCACAGGGACTCAGACCCTCTGCAGGTCCCAGGCCGGTGGTCTTTCTCCAACACGGCCTCCTCGCTGCCGGCAGTAACTGGATCACTAACCCGCCCAACTCCAGCCTGGGATACGTGCTGGCTGACGCTGGGTACGACGTGTGGATGGGAAACAGCCGAGGAAACACCTGGTCCAGGAAGCACCGGACCCTCCGACCAGACCAGGAGGAATTCTGGCAGTTCAG ttATGATGAGCTGGCTCTGAAGGATCTCCCAGCCGTTGTAGACTACATCCTGAAGGTGTCGGGTCAGGAACAGATCTACTACGTGGGACACTCTCAGGGAACCACCATAG CATTCATAGCGTTCTCCACGCTGCCAGAACTGGCCAGTAAGATCAAACTGTTCTTCGGTTTGGCTCCTGTAGCAACCGTCGCCTTCGCCACCAGTCCCATGGCCAAACTGTCGGTGCTGCCGGACTTCCTGATCTGG GACTTGTTTGGTAAACGGGACTTCCTGCCTCAGAGCGACATGATCAAGTGGTTTGCAGAACACGTGTGTTCGAAGCATCCGCTCAGCGAGCTGTGTGGAAAcatcttcttcatcctctgtgGCTTCGATGAGAAAAACCTCAACATG aCTCGGACTCCGGTCTACACCActcactgtcctgctgggaccTCAGTCCAGAACATGGTCCACTGGGCtcag GCCGTTCACAGTGGGAAACTGATGGCCTTTGACTTTGGACCTGCAGGAAACATGAAGCACTACAACCAG TCCACTCCCCCTCAGTACCGCATCCAGGACATGAAGGTTCCCACCGCTCTGTTTTCAGGGGGACAGGATACGCTGGCGGACCCCAAAGACGTGGCAGTGCTCCTCACTCAG GTGCCGAACCTGGTCCTCCACCAGCACATCAGTCATTGGGAACACCTGGACTTCATCTGGGGTCTGGACGCTCCTGAACAGATGTTTCCCTCCATCCTGAAGCTGCTGGAGAAACATCGTTAA